Genomic window (Xylanimonas protaetiae):
CGACTCGAGGTTGCTCATGACGGCAACCTACGGGCCGGGGGGCGCGCTCGCCGCCGGCCTGGGTTCCGGTCGAAGCGCTCCCTGTCGGGACGTGGGTTCCGGATCGGAACGTGCATCCCGCCGCACGTTCCGATCCGGAACCCACGTTCCGACACCCGGGCGCTCGTTACGGCCGGGTCACGCGGCGGGGATGGCCGAGGCCCCCGGGACGGCCGGGGGGCCTCGGGTGCACCGCGCACCGCTGGTCGTGGGTCCCACCGACCAGAGCGCCGTGTGTCGACGACACGGCCCCGGCAACCCGTCAGCTCAGGGATCGGTCCTCGCGAGGGACCCCTGACCCGTTCTCCACGGACCGCCGGACGCGGGTGGTCTTCCGGCCCCGCTCGAGCACCTGTGTCGTCACCCACAGCCCCACACCGCGGCGCGGGACGGCCCGTCGTTATCCGGTCGACCTTTGTCTCTTCGGCGGGGTATGCCAACCCGCTGCAGCTGGGGTTGGAGCGTCCTCTTCGTCGAGACCATTGGAGTCGTTTCTACTTGCCGGGAACCCGCTGTGCAAGACGCCTAGCACGTCTTTCTCAGGCCTGTGAACAAGACACAACGTCGTCCACAGGCGGGGCCGCGGAATCCCCACACCGTCCACAGCCCTGGGGACAAAAGATGTGGACGCCAGGTGAACGGCACGACGGCGTCCGGCGGCGGTCGGGGCGCCCGCGGAGGGGACGGGCAGCGCTCGCACGGGCCCCTGCGCGGGCGCCCGACGTGGCCGACGCGGCGGGAACGTCGCCAGAAATGCGTACGAAACCGCGGAATCTCGCGGTTTCACGGTCTGCGCAGCGGCGGGCGCCGCCCCGCGGTCGGGCGACGCAGGCGTGCGACCCTGTCGCGCGCCCGCCGGGAGGGTCCCCGCGCCCGCCGGCGACGCCGAGGTGGATGCCCGGTGGACAGCCGGTGGACGACGGTTCCCGCAGGTGAGCGTCCCCTGGCCGCGCTGTCCACACAGCCCTGTGGACGCAGCCTGTGGACAACGTGCGGGTCAGACCCACGCCTGGGCGCCGCTGTGCTGCCCGTCGATCCGCGCGCCCAGCTCCTCCGCCGTCGCGACGAACCCGCCGTCGTCCACGAGCACGCCCGCGATCCGGGCCTGCAACGCCGTCGCCAGCCGCGCCACGATCGACGCCATGCGGCTGCGCGCGATGAGGTGCAGCCCCGAGGGGTGCTCCGTCTGGAGCTCGTACGGGTCCTGCGGCACCCACGACATCCGGTACGCGAACGGCCCGTACTGCCGCCACTCCATGACCCCGAGCGCGCGCGGAACCCGGTCGACGTGCTCCACCCGGACGAGCAGCTCGCCGTCGTACGACGTGCGGGCGCGCACCGTGTACGTGAGCGAGCCGTCGGCCGCCTGCCCGCGCGTGCCGAGCTCCGCCGTCGCGACCAGGCCGCGCACCTGGTGCAGCAGGTCGGCGGGGTCGAGGGCGTGCGACGAGTACAGCGCGAGGTCGACGGCGCCGCCCCGGTCGGGCACGAGCGGCGTCACGCCGTCGGCGACCAGCCCACCGCCCACCTTGCGGGCCACCGCGACGCCCCACTGCACCGCCCGCAGCTCCTCCGCCTCGGGCAGCCCGGCCGCGAACGCCCGGGAGATCCCGTCCCGGTCGTCGTACGACGCGGGCCGGCGCAGCCGCGCCTCCGGCCGCCCGTCCGCGGACGCGATCGACCACGCGGCCCACGCCGTGTCGGTTGTCAGCCCGACGCCGCCGGCCTGCTCCGCCGACACCGGCGACGGACCGGTGAGCGCGTGCCGCTCGCCCAGCCGCAGCACGCCGGGCACGGCCTCGGTCTCGGCCGCGGTGCGGAACAGCCCCCCGCGCGTGCGGGGCGCCGCCGCGGTCGGCTCGCGCAGCCAGGCGACGTCGGCGAACCAGGCGGCCGCCAGCTCGGGGAGGGCGTCGCCCCGGGCTGCGGGGACCACCAGGACGTGCGGCTCGGTCATGCCGGGAACCGTATCGTCCCGGCATGCGCGCCGGGGAGACCCGTCCCGCGGCCCGGATCGGGCGCTACGCGCGGACGTCGTGCAGGTGGTGGACGACGTCGTGCAGGAAGTACTGGCCGAGCGTGCGCACGGTGAAGAGCGAGCCGTTCGAGCGGCGGCCGGGGCGGTCGAGCTGGTCGGTCCCGACGGCGTCGAACCGGTCGGCGACGGCCGCGCCCGCGGCGACGAGCTCGGCCGCGACGACCTCGGGGTCCTGGTGCGCGTAGTCCTCCGCGACGGCCGTCGCGTCCTGGTCCCAGCTCGGGAACTGCGGGTCGTTCTCCTCGATCATCGACCGCAGGCGGCCGTCGAAGACGCGGAAGACGTCGCGCACGTGGGCGCCGTACTCGAGCGCCGACCAGACGCCCGGGGCGGGGCGCACGGCGACGTCGGCCCGGGCGAGGGCGGCCTCCCAGCGCGGCAGCGTGCCGCGCGTGACGTCACCGACCGCGAGCGGGTCGCCCGCGGCCGCGTCGTAGCCGCACTCCGGGCAGGGGCGCTCCAGCACCCAGGTCCAGTCCTTGGTGTCTGGGGTGACGGTGTCCGGAGTGACGGTGTCCGGGGTGATGCCATCGCTCTGCATCGGGCCAGCGTACGGAGCACGAGGGCCCTTGTACCTGGTACTGACGGTCTCACCCTATGATGTCAGCATGCCCAAGATCATCGGCAAGAGCCTGCACGAACACCGCCAGATGACGCGGCAGCGACTCTTCACGGCACTCTCCACGCTCATGGGCGAGCGCGGCTTCGACACCATCACCCTCGCCGACATCGCCGCGGAGGCGGGCGTCGGCCGCACGGCGGTCTACAACCACTTCCCCGACAAGGAGGCGCTGCTCCTCGGGTTCATCACCCACGAGACCGAGGAGTACGCGGTCAGGCTCCAGCGGGCGCTCGACGGCATCGACGACCCCGTCGAGCAGCTGCGCACGTACATCCGCCAGCAGGCCCAGCTCGCGCGCATGTTCCACCTGGCGCCGGGCCCGGACCTGCGCACGATCCTGTCGCGCCCCACGCTCCAGCGGCTGCGCGAGCACGCCGAGATCGTCGAGTCGATCCTGCGCCGCATCCTCACCGCCGGCATCGCCACGGGGGTGTTCCCGGACCAGGACATCGACCCCACCGTGCAGCTCGTCAACGCGTGCCTGTCCGGCCGCCTCATCCCCGAGGACCCGGTCGGGCGCGACCGCGCGGTCAACGCCGCCGAGCGGTTCGTGCTGCGCGCGGTGGGCTCGCGCGCGGCCGCCTGAGACCCTCGCCCACAGAACCCGAGCGCACGCAAGAGAGGGCGGTCTCCCGACGTCGGGAGACCGCCCTCTCTTGCGTGCGCTCAGCTCGCGAGCCGCGACCGCAGCTCCGACGGCGTCGACCCCGTGGCCGCCTGCACCGCGCGGCGCAGCGCGAGCGCCGAGCCGTAGCCGCACAGCTCCGCCAGGTCCTCCAGCGTGACGCCCGCGTAGCGCGGGTCGTGCAGCCGGGCCAGCGCGCTGCGCAGCCGCTCGTGCGAGATCCAGCCGCACACCGTGCGCTCCTCGCCCTCGAAGAGCCGGTGCAGCGTGCGCGTCGAGACGCCGAAGTGGGTGGCGATGCTCGCCGGCGTGAGGTCGTTCTCCGCGTGGTGCGCGGCGATGTACTGGACCACGCGCGAGCGCTCGACCTGCTCGAGGAGCACCGTCGTGCGCGTCTCGGGCCGCGACGTCGCCATCGCGCCCACGAGCTGCTCGACGACGCGCACGGTCTCCGCACGCACCTCCGGCACCGTGCCCGGCTGGCACACCAGCTCGCGCAGGGCCGACGCCGTCGCGCCCGGGAGCACCGCCTCGGGGCCCCACACGGTCAGCGGCGCCTCGTCGAACGTGCCGCGCATCGCCGTGCGCTCGACGGCGATGTCGACCTCGACCACGAGCGCGCCCTGCGTGCTGATCTCGAGCGGACGCCACCCGACCGCCAGCACGGCACCCCGCGGGCCGAGCGCCTCGATGGTGCCGCCCGTCTTGAGCGTCACCTCGCCGTCGAGCACGACCATGAGCCGCACCGCACGCCACGGGTGACCGAAGTTGTCGCCCGGGAGGCGCGTGGTGAGCGGCCCCGTCTGCACGAGCGAGACGAGGTAGGCGCCGAACCGCGCTGAACGCCGGCGTTCCTTCTGCCCGGTGACCATGTCGACCGCCCTAGCCGGCCACGACGACGGACAGGACGAGAGGCAGGACGGCACGCCGCGCCGACGGGCGTCGGACGTGCTTCACAACGGTCGCGGTCATGGTCTGCCTCCCCTGGGGGGCGTCGGAGGAAGCCGGCGGGCGGGACACGCACGTCGGGGGCGGGCGGCGCCCGCGCGCACGGGGGGATGTCGCGCGGGCGCCGACCCTTCGCGGCGTGACCGGCAGGGCGGCGAGGGGACGGTGCCGCCCGGGCCTGAGGATCGCTCCCCGCCGCGGTTCCTCAACCTTGGCCGGGCCCACGTGCAGGTAGACGCAGGTGGCGCGCCCTGAGCGGCCGCCTGGCACCGCCTGCCCCGCTGTAACACGATGAGGACCATGACCCTCCATGGGACCCTCCACGGCGACGTGCGCGACGACGCCGTCAAGCACCTGGCGGCGGGCACGAGCGTCGACCTCCAGGGCCTGCCCGGGTCGGGCCGCTCCGTGCTCGTGCGCGCCGTCGCGGCCGAGCTCGAGGACGCCGGCTGGCAGGTGGTCCAGGCGCACGGCGTGCTGGCCCTGAACGACCGCCCGCTCGAGGCGCTCGCCGTCGCCGGGCTCATGGCCCGCCAGGGCGGGCCGCAGGGCCCCGCGACGGCGGTCTCCGCGGCCGTGCAGGGCATCGTCGCGGCGGTGCGCGGCGGGAGCACCCTCATGGTCGTCGACGACGTCGACGACCTCGACGAGATCTCCGCGGGCGCGATCGCCGCGGCGCACGCCCAGAGCCCCTTCCCGCTGCTGACGACGTCGCGGCACACGCCCCGGGCGCGCCGCTCACCGTCGCGCATCCCCGTGACGGTGCAGCCGGGCGTCACGCTCGCCGTGGCGCCCCTCGGGTTCGTCGACACGCAGACACTCCTCGTCGAGGCCCTCGGCGGGCCCATCGACTCGCAGGCCGTCTCACGCGTCTTCGCCGCCTCCGGCGGGCTGCCCGGACTGTCCCTCCCCCTGGTCTCGGGGGCGCGGCAGCACGGCTCCATGCGCCTCGCGGACGGCGTGTGGACCGCCGGGGCGGACCTGTGGTCGGGCGAGATGATGCGGGCCATCGACCCGCTGCTCCAGCGCCTGAGCCCCGAGGGCATCGACGGGCTGCACTCGCTGGCCCTCGCAGGCACCGTCGACGTCACGACGGCGCGGCGCATGATGACGTGGGACGTGCTCGAGGAGCTCGACGGCTACCGGCTGCTGCGGTTCGTGCCGCGCGACGACGAGATGCTCGTGAGCCTCTTCCCCCTGGCGATCGTCGAGTACTTCCGCCACCTGGGCGTCGGCGCCCGGCACCTCAAGGTCGACGAGGCCGTGACCGAGGCGTTCGGCGGGTCGCCGACGGGGCGCACGCCCACCCCGCTCGCGCCGTGGCGCCTCATCGGCCCGGCCGACGCCGGCGGACGCACCCGCTCCCCGCTGGGCGCGGCGGGCGAGTCCGACGTCATCGTCAACCGCCTGCTGCTCGAGCACTGGCACCGCGAGCTGCTGCTGCGGCGCACCGAGTGGGAGCGCACGCCCACGCCGCGCACGGCCGCCGCCCTGCTGCGCACCATGCTCGTCACGGGCGCCGACGCCGCCGCCGTGCTCGCGGTGCGCGAGGCCACGCCGCGCACGGGCGACCCCCGCGAGCTCGTCGCGTTCGACGACTGGTACGCGCTGTTCCTGGGCGCCGTCGAGCACAACGTCGAGTGGGTGCACGACGTGCTGGAGCAGGCGCGCGAGGAGGCCGACGAGTGGGTGCGGCTCATCGACGGCATCGAGGCGTTCGTCGTGCTGCTCGTCGACCACGCCCCGGACCCCGACGAGCTGCCGCCCGTGGACCCGCAGGAGGACGCCCCGCAGGACACCCGGGAGATCGTCGGCATGGCCCGCGCCGAGCTGCTGCTCGCCCAGGGACGCTCCGCCGAGGCGCTCGAGGAGATCGAGGCGCTCGGCCCCGTCACCTCGACGTTCGCGCAGGCGCGGGCGTCCTCGAAGCCACAGGCGCTGCTGCTGGAGGGCCGTCTCGACGAGGCGCTCGTCCTGGCGCAGGACCTGCTCGCCGAGTCGCGGCGCGAGCACGACGTCGAGGGCATCGTGGGGTCCGCGTACGTGGCGGCGCAGGTGCTCATCATGCGCGGCCGGTCCACGGACCTGCGCAACCTGCTCGGGTCGGTGCTGTCCGCGGGCGTCATCCCGGCGCTCGAACGGTCCAAGCACGTGGCCCTGCTGTCGATCGCGGCCACGCTCGCCGCCGACGAGGGCCGCGCGACGACGGCCCGCACGCTGACCCAGCAGGCCCTCGCGCTGCGCACCGGCCCCGGGCCGTACGCGCTGGGGTCGCCCACGCAGGCGATCGCGCACCTCGACGGCGCCGACCTCCCGCCGCTCCAGGCCCGCGCCATGGCGGCCGAGCGCCTCTGGGACGAGTCGCAGGCGCTGCTGGAGAAGGGCTACCTGGTCTCCGGGTACACGTGCGGCATGCTCGCCGTCGTCGAGCAGCCGACGCCGGAGCGCGGGGCTGCGCTCGCCGAGGTGGCCGCGAGCATCCCGGCGCCCGTGCTGCGGGCGTACGACACGTTCGTCACCGCGCTGTGCGACGGCGACCCCGACCGGCTGCTCGCCGTCGCCGACCGGCACGCCGACCTGGGGCTCGTCTGGACGGCCACGATCGCCTACACCGCGGGCCTGACGGCGCTGCGCGCGTCGGGCGCCGCCGCCCGCGCGGGGCAGGTCCACGAGGAGGCCCGACGCCGCCTGGAGGCCTGGGGCGACGAGGCCGCCGCCGGGCTGCGCTCGGCGGCGGAGGGGGCCGAGCTCACGGCCCGCGAGGACGAGATCGCGCGGCTCGCGGCGTCGGGTATGACGAACCAGGACATCGCCCGCCGGCTGCTCATCTCGGTGCGCACGGTGGAGAACCACCTGCACCGCGTGTTCCGGAAGCTGGGCGTGGACAACCGGTCGGACATGTCCCGCGTGCTGTCGAGCTGACCTGGGGTTCTGCGACTGCGCGCAGAATGACCCGTCACCCTGCGCGGAGTCGCAGGGCCCAGAACGCCGAGACGCCCGTGACCAGGTCACGGGCGTCTCGGCGTGCATCAGGCGGTGTGGTGCCGCCTGAGTCTGCGACCCTGGCTCAGGCGGTGTCCATGCCGCCCGAGCCTGCGGCTCAGGCGGACCAGCCCGACAGCGCCTCCTGGCGCAGCGCCGACGGCGTGCGGCCGGTGGCGGCCTGCACGGCCCGGCGCAGGGCCAGGGCCGAGCCGAAGCCGGTCAGCACGGCGAGCTCGTCGAGCGAGGTGCCCGCGTAGCGCGGGTCGCGCAGGCGCAGCAGCACCTGGTCGACGCGCTTGGCCTGCACGAGCTGCGACACCGAGAGCTTCTCGCCCTCGAAGAGGCGCTGGAGCGAGCGCTTCGACATGCCCAGGTGGGCGGCGAGCGTCGTCGGGCCAAGCTGCGGGTCGGCGTAGTGCGTCGCGATGTAGCGCACGACGTGCATGCGCTGGCTGCGGCGGTTCCAGTCGCCGCCCGACGGGACGGCCAGCGTGGAGACCGTGCCCGAGAAGAGCGACTCGAGCGAGTCGGTCACCTGGGCGCGCACGGCCGGCGTGAGCGTCTCGATGTCCTGGCGGAGCAGGTCGAGGGCGAACGCCGCGAGCGCCGAGAGCAGCGCCGTCTCCGAGCCGCCGACGACGAACGGGGCCGTCTCGGGCAGGCCCACGAGGGCGTCGTGGTCGGACGGCACGTCGACGACGACGACGCGGGCGGGCGCCGAGGCGGTGTAGCTGACGGGGGCCCAGCCGAGCACGAGGGCGCCGTCGCGGCGGCGCAGCGTGGTGTGCTCGCCGTGCGTGGCGTCGCCGGTGCGCAGCACGACCTCGCCGTCGAGGACGACGACCATGCGCAGCGTCTTGGTGCCGTGGCCGAAGTTGTCGGCGGTGGCCTCGAAGCGCAGCGGGCCGTGCACCATGTAGGTGACGTCGAACGAGCCGAAGCGCGCGGTGCGCGACTGCAGGTGGAAGGTGTCGGGCTTCGCCGACGTCGTGATGAAGCTCTGGAAGCGGGCGAGGTCCTCCTCGCCGCGCCACTCGCGCACGGAGACGGTGGCGCTGGGCTCCGGCTCGAACGGGCTCGTGGTCGTGGTGGTACGCGCCTGGCGCACGGCGCGGTTGGCCGGCGCGGGCTGGGCCGGACGTCGGGTCGTCACGGGGGCCATCGGGGTGGTGATCGTCATGGTGTCGTCCTCCTCGGGTACAGGAATGACCCTCGGTCCTCGGACGGGCACGCGGACGTGCATTGGCGGCCATGTGAGTGTCACTCGGCGCCGAACTGAGTACGACCACGCCAGGGACGCGTGCCTTTCGCGCCGCACTGGCGCCTCCTGCACCCGTCCGGGGCGGGCGTCAGCCCTGGTCGGAGGTGCTGTAGCAGGCCCGATCAGCCCTGCATGGGGGCTCCGTGCTCGTCGACGACGCGGCGCAGGGCCCGCAGGAGCGCGGCGCGGGACGGGCAGACGACGTCGGGCAGCCCGCACGCGTAGACGATGTCGGCGAGCGTCAGGCCGAGCGGGGACGGCGTCGTGAGCCCCGGCAGGTACGCGGGGACCACCTCGACCTCGCGGACCTTCTCCCACGTCTCCTGCGTGGGCTTGTCCAGCAGGGTGAACAGCGCGACGCGCAGGGCGCCCTCGTCGACGGCGGCGTCGGTGTAGAGCTCGGCGCGGCACGCGGCGACCTCGTCGAGGACGTCGGCGATCTCGAGCAGGGTCGCGTGGTCGGCGGCGCTGACGGTGCGGCGGGTGCGGTGCGTGTGGGTCATGGTCGCCTCCGGGTGCAAGGTCCCGGGCCGTGCGTGCCCGGTGCCACCACAGTGCCCCGGAAAACACGGAGACCCCCTCTGTGGTGGCACCGAAGGCGCCCGCTCGTGGCGCCCGAAATTGCGTACGGCGGCTGAACTACCAGTGCTTTACCAGGCGTCGGCCGGAAGAT
Coding sequences:
- a CDS encoding DinB family protein; its protein translation is MQSDGITPDTVTPDTVTPDTKDWTWVLERPCPECGYDAAAGDPLAVGDVTRGTLPRWEAALARADVAVRPAPGVWSALEYGAHVRDVFRVFDGRLRSMIEENDPQFPSWDQDATAVAEDYAHQDPEVVAAELVAAGAAVADRFDAVGTDQLDRPGRRSNGSLFTVRTLGQYFLHDVVHHLHDVRA
- a CDS encoding TetR/AcrR family transcriptional regulator: MPKIIGKSLHEHRQMTRQRLFTALSTLMGERGFDTITLADIAAEAGVGRTAVYNHFPDKEALLLGFITHETEEYAVRLQRALDGIDDPVEQLRTYIRQQAQLARMFHLAPGPDLRTILSRPTLQRLREHAEIVESILRRILTAGIATGVFPDQDIDPTVQLVNACLSGRLIPEDPVGRDRAVNAAERFVLRAVGSRAAA
- a CDS encoding helix-turn-helix transcriptional regulator encodes the protein MVTGQKERRRSARFGAYLVSLVQTGPLTTRLPGDNFGHPWRAVRLMVVLDGEVTLKTGGTIEALGPRGAVLAVGWRPLEISTQGALVVEVDIAVERTAMRGTFDEAPLTVWGPEAVLPGATASALRELVCQPGTVPEVRAETVRVVEQLVGAMATSRPETRTTVLLEQVERSRVVQYIAAHHAENDLTPASIATHFGVSTRTLHRLFEGEERTVCGWISHERLRSALARLHDPRYAGVTLEDLAELCGYGSALALRRAVQAATGSTPSELRSRLAS
- a CDS encoding helix-turn-helix transcriptional regulator; translation: MTLHGTLHGDVRDDAVKHLAAGTSVDLQGLPGSGRSVLVRAVAAELEDAGWQVVQAHGVLALNDRPLEALAVAGLMARQGGPQGPATAVSAAVQGIVAAVRGGSTLMVVDDVDDLDEISAGAIAAAHAQSPFPLLTTSRHTPRARRSPSRIPVTVQPGVTLAVAPLGFVDTQTLLVEALGGPIDSQAVSRVFAASGGLPGLSLPLVSGARQHGSMRLADGVWTAGADLWSGEMMRAIDPLLQRLSPEGIDGLHSLALAGTVDVTTARRMMTWDVLEELDGYRLLRFVPRDDEMLVSLFPLAIVEYFRHLGVGARHLKVDEAVTEAFGGSPTGRTPTPLAPWRLIGPADAGGRTRSPLGAAGESDVIVNRLLLEHWHRELLLRRTEWERTPTPRTAAALLRTMLVTGADAAAVLAVREATPRTGDPRELVAFDDWYALFLGAVEHNVEWVHDVLEQAREEADEWVRLIDGIEAFVVLLVDHAPDPDELPPVDPQEDAPQDTREIVGMARAELLLAQGRSAEALEEIEALGPVTSTFAQARASSKPQALLLEGRLDEALVLAQDLLAESRREHDVEGIVGSAYVAAQVLIMRGRSTDLRNLLGSVLSAGVIPALERSKHVALLSIAATLAADEGRATTARTLTQQALALRTGPGPYALGSPTQAIAHLDGADLPPLQARAMAAERLWDESQALLEKGYLVSGYTCGMLAVVEQPTPERGAALAEVAASIPAPVLRAYDTFVTALCDGDPDRLLAVADRHADLGLVWTATIAYTAGLTALRASGAAARAGQVHEEARRRLEAWGDEAAAGLRSAAEGAELTAREDEIARLAASGMTNQDIARRLLISVRTVENHLHRVFRKLGVDNRSDMSRVLSS
- a CDS encoding helix-turn-helix domain-containing protein — encoded protein: MTITTPMAPVTTRRPAQPAPANRAVRQARTTTTTSPFEPEPSATVSVREWRGEEDLARFQSFITTSAKPDTFHLQSRTARFGSFDVTYMVHGPLRFEATADNFGHGTKTLRMVVVLDGEVVLRTGDATHGEHTTLRRRDGALVLGWAPVSYTASAPARVVVVDVPSDHDALVGLPETAPFVVGGSETALLSALAAFALDLLRQDIETLTPAVRAQVTDSLESLFSGTVSTLAVPSGGDWNRRSQRMHVVRYIATHYADPQLGPTTLAAHLGMSKRSLQRLFEGEKLSVSQLVQAKRVDQVLLRLRDPRYAGTSLDELAVLTGFGSALALRRAVQAATGRTPSALRQEALSGWSA